The Flavobacteriales bacterium genome contains the following window.
ATGGCCGCCACACTGCTGGGAACGGTCTGTTGCGCCCACACCACTGCGCCATTACCAACGAAGAGCAACAGGAACCCTACGAGCAGCACCTTCCACAGGTACTTGCCCGGCATCACGGGCACACGCTTCACGCCGCACCAGGCGAACATGAGCAGGCTAGCGAAGGCGAACCGCAGCCCACCGAGCATGAACGGCGGAAAGCCGGTGAGCGCTTCGCGGATGCCGTAGTACGTGCTGCCCCAGATGATGTAGATGGCCGCGAAAGCCAGATAGACTTTCAGACGCGACGGTTCCTGGGCGGTGGGCATGGTTTGCGCGTGCAGAGGTACGCTGCCAGACCAACACCGTGATCGGCGCGACCGGCACCGTTGGATCCTATTGATCTAACGGTCGTTCCCTTCCCGAGGTGTTCGCGGTCCTGCCAACGTCAGTTGCATGAAGACGAGCGTAAGCCAACGACCGAACTTCCAAGCGACCTGCGGCATGCGCGCCGTTTCGATGAAGCCGAGGTCGTCGTGCAGCTTCAGGCTCATGGCGTTCTCCGCATCGATGCCACCGACGATGGTGCGGAGTTCCATGCGTTCCGCCTCGGCGATGAGCGCTTGCAGCAACGCGCGCCCAACGCCCTTGCCGCGGTGCCCGGCGTGCACATGCACCGAATGCTCGCCGGTGTACTTGTAGCCGGGCCGCGCGCGGAAGACGCCGATGCTCCCGAAGCCCGTGACCTGTCCTGCTTCCACCGCCACGATGACGGGCCAGCCACCGGCCT
Protein-coding sequences here:
- a CDS encoding N-acetyltransferase produces the protein MSSAPHIRPATEADLPAILAITNEVIANTTAIYAFQPQRLEERARWFNDLKAGGWPVIVAVEAGQVTGFGSIGVFRARPGYKYTGEHSVHVHAGHRGKGVGRALLQALIAEAERMELRTIVGGIDAENAMSLKLHDDLGFIETARMPQVAWKFGRWLTLVFMQLTLAGPRTPREGNDR